The DNA region TTGGGGAAGATTTTTATTGTTGATCTGCGTTTAAGTTTGCAGGTCACGTTCATGTTGATTTGGGTGGAGGGAGGGGACGGGAGGAAGGGAAAAGAGGACGTGGGTCCCACACTCTtttacaaaaatatttaaatgattttgtttttaaatttaattatttttttaatccaattggattaGGTAGCGATGTTAGCTTCAAACCAtctcagcatttaacagaaaaattgacATAAAAACTAACGGAAGTTTgacattaaaataaatttgtaagATGAGATATAacattataacttttaaaatataAGATATAAGATTATAATTCGACTCATAATTAAAGTAGTTTTTGTGTAAATTACCTTTCTTTAAATTATGAAGGGAATTGCGCTTTAGATTGTCACCTGTCATTAAAAATCATTGTGCGCCATGCTGTCATTTCCACTTTTGCGTGCATTCTAATGTTACAGCGGGAAAAGTGCTTTACCCTTTTAAATTTTACAGCAACCCCGCCCGCCAAAAATCCGCGCGCAAGTTAGCAATCCACATAGAACCACACTACCGTGCGCCCCAGGGACCAGACTACGTCGGCATAGTGGGGAAAAATTACGTGGATTGGCCCGCAAAATGCATAATCATGTGCGCACTTAACAACCGGCGCATCTTAGCTAGTTACACCCGTCCTTTGGTCTTCCACTAATTTACGCGAGTCCTATAAATTAGCTGCAAATTTTACGTTAAAAAAGTTGCAGAGTTGAAGAGCGGTCCTTCAATGGCGAATCCGAGGACCCGGAAGAGGGTTCGTCCAATCCCTCGAGCTCCCGACGGAAGTGCCTTTCAAAAGTGGTGTGCCAtaaaatgcaatttttttttgcgtttaattaaattttgaaatttttttcataatttaatttggataatgttttgggaTTTTGATCATTACGTTTGTAGCAATTCCTGTGGAGCTTCAGTGCCCATTGCTTTGGCTGGGATGCACGACTGTGAAATCAACGAGAAGGTGAAGAGGTTTAAAGGCGTAAGCGTGGATGTTAAGAAACAGAGCATTTGGGAGCAGCTCGTAGTCATTGccccttttcatttcttcatgtgagtttttattttcatttttttatgaaGTTGTTTAATTTCTTGATTCTGTTATTTATTCTGTCTCGGTTGATTTAGGGGttgtttgaaagtgtttttagtatAATTAAAAGTGGGTTTAGACAAATAAAAGTACTTATGGCAATGCTTTAAAGCAAGGTTAAAGGTAtgtgattgtttttgtttatactCTTTTGCTAGAAGTAATTTCATGTTGAAATTGGTGTCAAAATATTACGAGTGCTTCTTGACAAAGCACTTGAGTGTGCTTCGTGCTTTCTGAAAGTTGGATGTTTTTTCAGGAATTGCTTATGGTCTAGTAGCACTTTTAAATTTTCTGCCAAACGTAGCCATAAGCATTTTTGGTTGTTATATAGGACCTTTAGCACTTGCTGTGAAAAGCGCCTAGCAAGTGCTTTTTTAGGAAGCAATTTCAATTGCTTCTCTAGACaccacttgaacttttattgaaaTTGTTGATGTACTTCTATTAAATAAGTGCATCTAGTAACAGTGCTTATGGACATAAGTGCTTTCTAAATCCTAATTTTATGAGTTTATCAGGAAAGAATTTACCAAGACGAGCAAGGCTGAAAATTGGGTTGCCATTAATAGAGAAGGGTTCGAGGCATGGAAGAACATGTCCGAGAAGGTAAAGATCGGATCTTTAATCTTTATGAGCCATACCCAGTTGTTATGCTATGAACTTAATGTGTTTTACCATGTACATTCGGAATTTTGTTTTGTTAGGAGAGGCAACCGTATGTTGCAGAAGCTGAAAAGATTGACAAGGCTTACCAGAAAGCTTTgcttgaagaagaaaatgataaaCTTGGGGTAAATCAATGTTAAATAC from Malus domestica chromosome 01, GDT2T_hap1 includes:
- the LOC103406457 gene encoding high mobility group B protein 7-like isoform X2; its protein translation is MANPRTRKRVRPIPRAPDGSAFQKCNSCGASVPIALAGMHDCEINEKVKRFKGVSVDVKKQSIWEQLVVIAPFHFFMKEFTKTSKAENWVAINREGFEAWKNMSEKERQPYVAEAEKIDKAYQKALLEEENDKLGVDDEADSAAATGNNGKAGEFYEDYENSDGSDVFWDYSATTGSWHTYHGPMVHECTS
- the LOC103406457 gene encoding high mobility group B protein 7-like isoform X1, producing MANPRTRKRVRPIPRAPDGSAFQKCNSCGASVPIALAGMHDCEINEKVKRFKGVSVDVKKQSIWEQLVVIAPFHFFMKEFTKTSKAENWVAINREGFEAWKNMSEKERQPYVAEAEKIDKAYQKALLEEENDKLGVDDEADSAAATGNNGKAGEFYEDYENSDGSDVFWDYSATTGSWHTYHGSLSMSKMPMVHECTS